In Pelosinus sp. UFO1, one genomic interval encodes:
- a CDS encoding cob(I)yrinic acid a,c-diamide adenosyltransferase encodes MMKVYTKTGDEGQTSLLSKQRVFKDHARVDAYGTVDEANAAMGLGKSLITNLPWAVEIIQHIQVELISLNADLATENLAVADYRITQDHVTRLESIIDSLEQKRIPQHYFVTPGTCSASAALDLARTMVRRAERCVVRLKRTEKVTPPVSLYLNRLSDVLFVLARCVEQEELIAEVKNKVLLALKGKQTNCTGEDRGNVLNKAKKMIALAEQKAMDIGVPMVIAVVDVGGNLVAQHRMDGALLASVSLALDKAYTAVALKMPTHEVAPLVTPGNPLFGLHTANGGRFIAFGGGFPIIVNGNIVGGLGVSGGAVDEDMIVAKAGLAIA; translated from the coding sequence ATGATGAAAGTATATACAAAAACAGGGGATGAAGGACAAACCAGCCTGTTGAGTAAACAGCGGGTTTTCAAAGATCACGCACGAGTTGATGCCTATGGTACGGTGGATGAGGCAAATGCCGCCATGGGATTGGGGAAGTCCTTAATTACTAATTTACCTTGGGCCGTTGAAATAATTCAGCATATACAAGTGGAACTGATATCCTTAAATGCAGATTTGGCAACAGAAAATTTGGCGGTTGCCGATTATCGTATTACCCAAGATCATGTTACGAGACTGGAGTCAATCATTGACTCCCTAGAACAAAAACGGATTCCACAACATTATTTTGTAACACCGGGAACTTGCTCGGCAAGTGCAGCACTAGACCTTGCTCGTACAATGGTGCGGCGTGCAGAACGTTGTGTTGTTCGGCTCAAAAGAACAGAGAAAGTTACACCGCCAGTATCCTTATACTTGAATCGTCTTTCTGATGTGTTGTTTGTGTTAGCTCGCTGTGTTGAACAAGAGGAACTAATCGCAGAAGTTAAGAATAAGGTGCTACTTGCCTTAAAAGGTAAACAGACCAATTGTACTGGTGAAGATCGAGGAAACGTATTAAATAAAGCAAAAAAGATGATAGCTCTAGCAGAACAAAAAGCAATGGACATAGGAGTTCCTATGGTAATTGCTGTAGTTGATGTGGGAGGAAATCTAGTAGCGCAGCATCGCATGGATGGTGCATTGTTAGCTAGTGTTTCCTTGGCCCTAGATAAGGCTTATACTGCAGTTGCGTTAAAAATGCCCACTCACGAAGTTGCTCCCTTAGTAACCCCAGGGAATCCATTATTTGGGCTTCATACGGCTAATGGTGGCAGATTTATTGCCTTTGGCGGTGGTTTCCCCATTATAGTCAATGGGAATATAGTTGGTGGCTTGGGAGTAAGTGGTGGCGCGGTTGATGAAGATATGATAGTTGCTAAAGCTGGTCTAGCTATAGCTTAA
- a CDS encoding aldehyde dehydrogenase family protein gives MSLDQALIEKITSEILAKMQVGKVQSCQEDGIFETVDEAVAAARIAYEQLRKLSLEKREKLIQAIRDASYENAEILAKMAVEESGMGRVADKIIKNQMAALKTPGTEDLTTTAWSGDQGLTLVEMGPYGVIGAITPTTNPTETVICNGIGMIAAGNSVFFSPHPTAKNTSIWIIKLLNKAIVKAGGPNNLLTSVAEPSITAANAMMKHPGINMLVATGGPGVVKAVLSSGKKAIGAGAGNPPVIVDETADIEKAARDIIAGCSFDNNLPCIAEKEVIAIGSIADELINYMQKYGAYLISGSAIERLLEVVMTVKEEKIAEGCTEKSKKSYGINKDYVGKDAKYILSKIGIDVPDSIRVVLCETPADHPFVIEELMMPILPVVQVKDIDAAIELAVKVEHGNRHTAAMHSKNVDNLTRFAKAVETTIFIKNAPSYAGIGVGGEGFITFTIAGPTGEGLTSPRSFTRQRRCVLVDAFSII, from the coding sequence ATGAGTTTAGATCAAGCATTAATTGAAAAAATAACATCAGAAATTTTGGCAAAAATGCAAGTGGGAAAAGTTCAATCTTGTCAAGAGGATGGAATTTTTGAGACTGTTGATGAAGCCGTAGCAGCAGCTCGAATTGCATATGAACAGTTAAGGAAGTTATCACTAGAAAAAAGAGAAAAACTAATCCAAGCAATTCGGGATGCATCTTATGAAAATGCAGAAATACTGGCTAAAATGGCAGTGGAGGAATCTGGAATGGGGAGAGTTGCGGATAAAATCATTAAGAATCAAATGGCGGCTCTGAAAACCCCAGGAACTGAAGATCTGACTACGACTGCTTGGAGTGGTGACCAAGGTTTAACCTTAGTTGAAATGGGACCTTATGGAGTGATTGGTGCCATTACGCCTACTACAAATCCTACAGAAACGGTAATTTGTAATGGAATTGGTATGATTGCTGCTGGTAATTCTGTATTTTTTAGCCCGCATCCTACGGCAAAAAATACTTCAATTTGGATTATAAAATTATTAAATAAAGCCATTGTAAAAGCTGGCGGTCCTAATAATTTATTGACATCAGTAGCTGAACCTTCTATTACAGCAGCCAATGCTATGATGAAGCACCCAGGAATTAATATGTTAGTCGCAACAGGTGGACCTGGCGTTGTTAAGGCCGTTTTGTCATCTGGTAAGAAAGCAATTGGTGCAGGGGCTGGAAATCCTCCTGTTATTGTTGATGAAACTGCCGATATTGAAAAAGCTGCTAGAGATATTATTGCAGGTTGCTCCTTTGATAATAATTTACCTTGTATTGCAGAAAAAGAAGTCATTGCGATAGGATCTATCGCTGATGAGTTGATCAACTATATGCAAAAATATGGTGCCTATTTAATTTCTGGTTCTGCAATTGAACGACTTCTAGAAGTTGTCATGACAGTAAAAGAAGAGAAAATAGCAGAAGGTTGTACAGAAAAATCCAAAAAATCATATGGTATCAACAAAGACTATGTTGGTAAAGATGCAAAATATATATTAAGTAAAATTGGAATTGATGTGCCAGACAGCATTCGTGTTGTTTTATGTGAAACCCCAGCAGATCATCCATTTGTAATTGAAGAGTTAATGATGCCCATACTACCTGTTGTGCAAGTCAAAGATATTGACGCTGCAATTGAATTGGCTGTTAAAGTAGAGCATGGTAATCGCCATACAGCAGCGATGCATTCTAAAAATGTGGATAATCTTACTCGGTTTGCTAAAGCGGTAGAAACAACAATCTTTATTAAGAATGCTCCTTCTTATGCCGGAATTGGTGTAGGCGGAGAAGGCTTTATTACATTTACCATTGCTGGTCCTACAGGTGAAGGTTTGACTTCCCCTCGTAGTTTTACCCGCCAAAGACGCTGCGTTCTTGTTGATGCGTTTTCCATCATCTAG
- a CDS encoding 4Fe-4S dicluster domain-containing protein yields the protein MRDEIVTAVKASGVVGAGGAGFPTHIKINASVDTVIANGAECEPLLRAHQHIMAAESMKLVLGLKTVMLATGARKGYIGLKRKYEEATNNLRAAIKQMGEEEIELFFLPDIYPAGDEQVLVHEVTGKIVPEGGIPLHVGVVVANVETLVNVANALEGKGVTDKYVTVGGAVGHPATVKVPIGMKVQDLIALAGGSLVHPYAIIDGGPMMGKLIELDAPVTKTTGGILVLPIDHSLILQKNTPWQMIANRAKSVCCNCLACTEACPRHLLGHSLEPHRIMQAIGRGQIGESEIFSRAFLCSECGACDTYGCTMGLSPRRVNGELKKQLAKAGIKNPHHNKPQEVHGSREYRLIPTKRLTARLGISQYDVKAPLSEKEIHVQEVRLPLSQHIGAPAEAIVKVGDKVVKGELIAKIPEGAAVGANLHASISGEVFIVDKSIIGIRKA from the coding sequence ATGCGCGACGAGATTGTTACTGCGGTAAAAGCATCAGGAGTGGTGGGAGCCGGGGGAGCCGGTTTCCCCACTCATATCAAGATAAATGCAAGTGTTGATACCGTAATTGCCAACGGCGCAGAATGTGAGCCGTTACTTAGGGCTCATCAGCACATTATGGCAGCGGAAAGTATGAAATTGGTATTAGGTTTGAAAACGGTAATGCTAGCTACCGGTGCTAGAAAAGGCTATATTGGCTTAAAGCGTAAGTATGAAGAAGCCACGAATAATCTTCGAGCTGCTATAAAACAAATGGGTGAAGAAGAAATTGAACTGTTTTTTTTACCTGATATTTATCCAGCAGGGGATGAGCAAGTACTGGTACATGAAGTAACAGGAAAAATTGTCCCAGAAGGTGGTATTCCATTACATGTAGGAGTCGTAGTTGCTAATGTGGAGACATTAGTTAATGTTGCAAATGCGCTAGAAGGCAAAGGTGTAACAGATAAGTATGTAACGGTTGGTGGCGCTGTAGGTCATCCTGCAACGGTAAAAGTACCTATTGGTATGAAAGTGCAGGACTTGATTGCTTTAGCAGGCGGATCCCTTGTACATCCCTATGCCATCATTGATGGCGGGCCTATGATGGGGAAATTAATTGAACTAGATGCGCCTGTTACGAAAACTACAGGAGGCATCCTTGTTTTGCCGATAGATCACTCTTTAATATTGCAAAAAAACACACCATGGCAGATGATCGCGAATCGGGCAAAATCAGTATGTTGTAATTGCCTAGCGTGTACAGAAGCCTGTCCTCGCCATTTATTAGGGCATAGTTTGGAGCCTCATCGCATTATGCAGGCCATTGGCAGAGGGCAAATTGGCGAATCAGAAATCTTTTCGAGGGCATTTTTATGCTCCGAATGTGGGGCATGTGACACTTATGGTTGTACTATGGGACTATCACCCCGTAGAGTGAATGGAGAATTAAAAAAGCAACTTGCTAAAGCTGGAATAAAGAATCCTCATCACAATAAACCGCAAGAGGTTCATGGGAGTCGTGAATACCGCTTAATTCCTACAAAAAGATTGACTGCTCGTCTGGGGATTTCTCAGTATGATGTGAAAGCACCACTCAGTGAAAAAGAGATTCATGTACAGGAAGTTAGATTACCTCTTTCTCAGCATATTGGAGCACCGGCAGAGGCAATTGTAAAAGTAGGAGATAAGGTTGTAAAAGGGGAACTAATCGCAAAGATTCCTGAAGGGGCAGCTGTAGGAGCCAATCTACATGCTAGTATTTCAGGAGAAGTATTTATTGTAGACAAAAGCATCATCGGCATCCGGAAGGCTTAG
- a CDS encoding BMC domain-containing protein, whose translation MKRAIGLLELKNITKGILAADAMLKAANVEILMAQAMCPGKYVVMVAGDVGAVQSAVRSGTAVSGCENVVDEFILPNLHDSVFPALTGCTDVKEIQALGIIESYSVASAIVAADIAAKSADIKLIEVRLARGMGGKAMVTLTGDVGAVTAAIRAGGNAIKDTGFLVDQLVLPAPHNALHKVLF comes from the coding sequence ATGAAACGTGCTATAGGCTTATTAGAGTTAAAAAACATTACAAAGGGTATTTTAGCGGCGGATGCTATGTTAAAGGCTGCTAATGTTGAGATACTCATGGCCCAAGCCATGTGTCCAGGTAAGTATGTTGTAATGGTTGCCGGAGATGTAGGGGCGGTACAAAGTGCTGTTCGGAGTGGGACAGCGGTCAGTGGCTGCGAGAATGTAGTAGATGAATTTATTTTGCCAAACTTACATGATAGTGTTTTTCCAGCATTAACAGGATGTACAGATGTGAAAGAAATACAAGCCTTGGGAATCATTGAAAGTTATTCTGTTGCTTCGGCAATTGTAGCTGCTGATATAGCAGCAAAATCTGCAGATATAAAACTAATCGAAGTTCGACTGGCTAGGGGTATGGGTGGTAAAGCAATGGTCACATTAACTGGTGATGTAGGGGCAGTAACTGCTGCCATACGTGCAGGAGGTAATGCCATTAAAGATACTGGGTTCCTAGTGGATCAACTTGTTTTGCCAGCGCCTCACAATGCATTACACAAAGTTTTATTTTGA
- a CDS encoding guanine permease — protein MTTQDFLVAFGVIINALPGGLYALTFGFASVPTAAGFIIGAVGCGVLGIVSPISFQAETLTLAGTMGRTIQERCSMIFLEGAILLVVGLLGIFQVLVNFIGPVITNGMMAGVGVILAKVAVEMTTRNPIVGGTSIFTALLTYYITPNPADKLVYTIVSCVILSSIAAFFFNKQGDIQIDESREKFILQKFVFNKTVIRGALGISALNVGANIAFGNITAQTLAKSEVNLDHLTIISSLADMVSSLFGGAPVQAIISATGTAPHPIASGVLMMSIMAIILITKMLPKVAKFVPNESISGFLLVLGAIVTVPINAGLALQSGLGSNDLIIGGVTMTVTAITDPFVGMVSGLVVKFLIGFFGG, from the coding sequence ATGACAACGCAGGATTTTTTAGTAGCATTTGGTGTAATCATTAATGCCTTGCCTGGTGGGTTATATGCATTAACTTTTGGCTTTGCCTCTGTACCAACAGCGGCTGGTTTTATTATTGGCGCAGTTGGCTGTGGTGTTCTGGGAATTGTTTCTCCCATATCCTTTCAAGCAGAGACGCTTACCTTAGCTGGAACAATGGGGCGAACGATCCAGGAAAGATGTTCAATGATTTTTCTGGAAGGGGCAATTCTTCTTGTTGTAGGACTGCTTGGCATATTTCAAGTACTTGTTAATTTTATCGGTCCTGTCATTACAAATGGAATGATGGCAGGCGTAGGTGTAATATTGGCGAAGGTTGCAGTAGAAATGACAACTAGAAATCCTATCGTTGGCGGAACTTCTATTTTCACTGCATTATTGACGTATTACATTACACCAAACCCTGCCGATAAGTTAGTCTATACAATTGTTAGCTGCGTCATCTTATCCTCTATAGCAGCATTTTTCTTTAATAAACAAGGGGATATCCAAATCGATGAGTCTCGTGAGAAGTTTATTTTACAAAAGTTTGTATTTAATAAGACAGTGATTCGCGGTGCTCTTGGCATTAGCGCTCTAAATGTAGGCGCAAACATTGCATTTGGCAATATAACAGCCCAAACATTAGCGAAATCCGAGGTCAATTTAGATCACTTAACGATTATTAGCAGCCTTGCAGATATGGTATCTTCCTTATTTGGTGGAGCGCCTGTTCAGGCCATTATATCAGCAACAGGGACAGCACCACATCCAATTGCTTCAGGTGTGCTTATGATGAGTATCATGGCGATTATTCTGATCACAAAAATGTTGCCCAAGGTAGCCAAGTTTGTACCAAACGAGTCAATTTCTGGTTTTCTCTTAGTATTAGGTGCTATTGTCACTGTACCAATTAATGCAGGCTTAGCCTTACAAAGTGGCTTAGGGAGTAATGATTTGATCATAGGTGGTGTTACCATGACGGTGACTGCCATCACAGATCCCTTTGTAGGTATGGTATCAGGATTAGTAGTTAAATTTCTAATAGGGTTTTTTGGAGGTTAA
- a CDS encoding MIP/aquaporin family protein encodes MATPFLGEFLGTTTLIIFGNGVVANSLLKGSKAEGAGWLNIIAGWAVAVLMGVFVSVSLGGQGDLNPAVTFAKMLNGGYAVSEAVTLMILQIAGGTLGGCITWLFFRGHWEITEDKGIKLAVFCTGPAIRNYSQNLLCEIIATVMLIFPVFAMFSKNVGAMSPGYGPYMVAVLIFGLGACLGGTTGYALNPARDLGPRIAHAICPIAGKGDSDWSYSWVPVVGPMIGGFVAFALSKGVGIL; translated from the coding sequence ATGGCAACCCCGTTTTTGGGCGAATTTCTAGGTACTACGACACTTATCATTTTTGGTAATGGTGTAGTCGCGAACTCATTATTAAAAGGTTCCAAGGCAGAAGGTGCCGGTTGGCTAAATATTATTGCTGGCTGGGCGGTAGCAGTGCTAATGGGTGTTTTTGTCTCCGTTTCCTTAGGTGGGCAAGGTGATCTTAATCCAGCAGTAACATTTGCAAAAATGTTAAACGGTGGTTATGCGGTGTCAGAAGCAGTTACTCTTATGATTCTGCAAATAGCTGGTGGTACTCTTGGTGGTTGTATTACTTGGTTATTCTTTCGTGGACACTGGGAGATTACAGAAGATAAGGGCATTAAGTTAGCAGTTTTTTGCACTGGACCTGCAATTCGCAATTATTCTCAGAACCTACTTTGTGAAATCATTGCTACCGTCATGCTCATATTTCCCGTTTTCGCTATGTTTTCTAAAAATGTGGGAGCAATGAGTCCTGGTTATGGTCCTTACATGGTTGCAGTCTTAATCTTTGGATTAGGTGCTTGCCTTGGTGGTACAACAGGCTATGCCTTAAATCCTGCCCGTGATCTCGGACCTCGTATTGCACACGCCATATGCCCCATTGCCGGCAAAGGCGATTCCGATTGGTCCTATTCCTGGGTGCCTGTAGTTGGCCCTATGATTGGTGGATTCGTCGCGTTTGCTTTATCAAAAGGTGTTGGTATTCTCTAG
- a CDS encoding aliphatic sulfonate ABC transporter substrate-binding protein, producing MKFVKFALVVTALIALAGGISGCSSSTTMENKNIKVRIAHFPNITHSQALVGRANGQFQKALGEANQIEWKTFNAGPAEIEALFAGEVDIGYIGPGPAINGYTKSKGDLQIIAGATDAGAILVTRKDLVLKNVGELSGKRIAVPQFGNTQDLSLRHILQENGLTDTTKGGTVEVRQADNPDIKTLLDKGEIDAALVPEPWGARLISEVKANVLLDHKQVWRDGNYTTAVVVARTKFIQDHPDVIEKFLRTHVELTDYINKNPEPAKETVNAQIKEFTGKPLAKEILDDAFKRLTVTNDPEKDSVIDFVKLSVDAGFIKTAPDLKNLFNFTILNKVLKEKGLKEIEN from the coding sequence ATGAAATTTGTAAAATTTGCCTTGGTGGTAACAGCCCTTATCGCATTAGCAGGGGGGATTAGTGGTTGTTCATCAAGCACCACGATGGAAAATAAAAATATAAAAGTTAGAATTGCTCATTTTCCTAATATTACTCATTCCCAGGCCCTTGTAGGCAGAGCCAATGGTCAATTTCAAAAAGCCCTAGGAGAAGCAAATCAAATTGAATGGAAAACCTTCAATGCGGGACCCGCAGAAATTGAAGCTTTATTTGCTGGAGAAGTGGATATTGGTTATATCGGTCCTGGTCCTGCCATTAATGGATATACGAAATCAAAGGGGGATCTGCAAATCATTGCAGGGGCAACGGATGCAGGAGCCATCCTAGTAACGAGAAAAGATTTAGTCTTAAAAAATGTAGGGGAACTAAGCGGCAAACGAATTGCTGTTCCACAGTTTGGTAATACCCAAGACTTATCTTTAAGGCACATTCTACAAGAAAATGGATTAACAGATACAACGAAAGGTGGCACCGTAGAAGTAAGGCAAGCAGACAATCCTGACATTAAGACATTGCTTGATAAGGGAGAAATTGATGCTGCCCTTGTTCCGGAACCATGGGGAGCCCGATTAATCAGTGAAGTCAAAGCCAATGTATTATTAGATCATAAACAAGTGTGGAGAGATGGTAATTACACAACGGCAGTTGTTGTTGCTAGAACAAAATTTATTCAAGATCACCCAGATGTAATTGAAAAATTCCTTAGAACTCATGTGGAATTGACAGATTATATTAACAAAAATCCTGAGCCAGCCAAAGAAACGGTGAACGCTCAAATTAAAGAATTTACAGGTAAACCTTTAGCCAAGGAAATTTTAGATGATGCTTTTAAAAGATTAACTGTTACCAATGATCCGGAAAAAGACTCCGTAATTGACTTCGTCAAACTATCCGTCGATGCAGGCTTTATAAAAACAGCACCGGATCTTAAGAATCTATTTAACTTTACAATATTGAATAAGGTTCTAAAGGAAAAAGGGTTAAAGGAAATCGAGAATTGA
- a CDS encoding ABC transporter ATP-binding protein, producing MSVVVENVSKSFITKTDNIKTLDNINVTFHKGEFVCILGPSGCGKSTLLNIIAGLEEATTGRVISNGTEVKGAGPDRVVMFQEAALFPWLKVIDNVEFGMKIAGIPKEERREKAAKYLKMVHLTRFQNCFIHELSGGMRQRVALARALTLDSEVLLMDEPFAALDSQTKSILQVELQQIWLETKKNIIFVTHNVEEAVLLADRVIVMAANPGVIKKEFNIQLARPRQPENVDLAYLAADIMKELKEEVEKVAKAEFDTDWTSKKGTILPASDNNLGTGI from the coding sequence ATGAGTGTAGTAGTAGAAAATGTCAGTAAAAGCTTTATTACCAAAACAGATAATATAAAAACTCTCGATAACATCAATGTTACCTTTCATAAGGGTGAATTTGTTTGTATTTTAGGACCCTCAGGGTGTGGAAAGTCAACTCTCTTAAATATCATTGCTGGCTTAGAAGAAGCCACAACAGGAAGAGTGATTTCTAATGGTACAGAGGTAAAGGGGGCTGGTCCTGATCGGGTTGTTATGTTTCAGGAAGCAGCCCTGTTTCCTTGGCTTAAAGTCATTGATAATGTGGAATTTGGCATGAAAATTGCTGGCATTCCCAAAGAAGAACGCAGAGAAAAAGCGGCAAAATACTTGAAGATGGTACATCTTACTCGCTTTCAAAATTGCTTCATACATGAATTGTCAGGCGGGATGCGGCAGAGGGTTGCATTGGCTAGAGCGTTAACCTTAGATTCAGAGGTACTCTTAATGGATGAACCCTTCGCTGCTTTAGATAGTCAGACGAAGAGTATTTTACAAGTTGAATTGCAGCAAATTTGGTTAGAAACCAAAAAGAATATTATCTTTGTTACTCATAATGTGGAAGAAGCAGTTCTACTGGCAGATCGGGTCATTGTCATGGCAGCCAATCCTGGTGTAATAAAAAAAGAATTCAATATACAGCTTGCTAGACCAAGGCAACCAGAAAATGTGGATTTGGCTTATCTGGCAGCAGACATCATGAAAGAACTAAAAGAGGAGGTGGAGAAGGTTGCCAAAGCTGAATTTGACACTGATTGGACTAGCAAAAAAGGTACTATTTTACCTGCTTCTGATAATAATCTGGGAACTGGCATATAG
- a CDS encoding ABC transporter permease — protein MWKAYIFPSPIAVFTTLWGLVADGTLAIAVLASAKRILLGYFISIIIGILVGLAIVRFKYLDENVSPLILGLQTLPSICWLPFSILWYGLNESAIIFVIAVGSTFAVSIAIESGMKNINPIFVRAAKTMGAKGFKLYWNVIIPASLPSIISGLKQGWSFAWRALMAGEMISATKGLGQVLMVGRDLADISQVMAIMIVIVVLGVAVDKLIFGRIEINIRQKWGLDKA, from the coding sequence TTGTGGAAGGCATATATTTTTCCATCTCCTATCGCTGTTTTTACCACCCTTTGGGGGTTGGTAGCAGATGGCACCCTTGCCATTGCCGTTTTGGCAAGTGCCAAAAGAATATTGCTTGGGTATTTTATATCTATCATTATAGGCATATTGGTTGGTCTTGCCATTGTACGATTTAAGTATCTTGATGAAAACGTAAGTCCATTAATATTAGGATTACAAACTTTGCCAAGCATTTGTTGGTTACCTTTCTCGATTCTTTGGTATGGATTAAATGAGAGTGCTATTATCTTTGTTATCGCAGTAGGTTCAACCTTTGCTGTTTCCATTGCCATAGAATCGGGTATGAAAAATATAAATCCTATCTTTGTGAGAGCGGCAAAAACAATGGGTGCTAAAGGATTTAAACTGTACTGGAATGTGATCATTCCTGCAAGCCTGCCTAGTATTATTTCAGGCTTAAAACAAGGATGGTCTTTTGCGTGGAGAGCCTTAATGGCGGGGGAAATGATATCTGCAACCAAGGGGCTGGGGCAGGTGCTTATGGTGGGCAGAGATTTAGCGGATATTAGCCAAGTGATGGCGATTATGATCGTCATTGTTGTGCTTGGGGTTGCAGTAGATAAATTAATATTTGGTCGAATTGAGATCAATATTAGGCAAAAATGGGGCTTAGATAAAGCGTAA
- a CDS encoding adenylyl-sulfate reductase subunit alpha, with translation MELTIKNLDTDVLIVGGGTAGCFAAITIVENSEAKVIIAEKANLKRSGCLAAGVNALNAYIVKGQTPETYLNYVRNDAEGVIREDLVYTISQRLNAVTEKMETLGLVILKDETGEYVSRGNRNIKINGENIKPILAEGVRKSQNVTVLNRVNIIDYIVQEGKVIGAYGFSLDKNILYVIGAKAVICTTGGAAGLYKPNNPGFSKHKMWYSPFNTGAGYAMGIRAGAEMTTFEMRFIALRCKDTIAPTGTIAQGIGAQQINGIGEEYEKNYGAGKTSLRMYSTVMENKAGRGPCYLKTVGISPEQEGDLYKAYLNMAPAQTLRWLENGNGPAAENVEIEGTEPYIVGGHTGSGYWVDTKRETTLKGLYAAGDVAGGSPQKYVTGCFAEGEIAAFSALAYLEGVTKVVPEIQESKKKLAEVNQFLTGKVSIYTVEEVEEAMQKVMDEYAGGISSGYTYNSRKLQEAKKRIIEILDISQKLVAEDLHQLMLIYEVIDRLYVCQTLIAHLEARQETRWHSFQENADYPNRDDENWLKFVNSRFEAGKIKIVMRDLIKKDDIYEHKD, from the coding sequence ATGGAGTTAACCATAAAGAATCTTGATACAGATGTTTTGATAGTTGGCGGCGGAACGGCAGGCTGTTTTGCGGCGATAACCATTGTTGAAAATTCAGAGGCTAAGGTAATAATTGCAGAAAAGGCGAATCTTAAACGGAGCGGTTGTCTTGCTGCAGGGGTTAATGCCCTAAATGCCTATATTGTAAAAGGTCAAACACCTGAAACCTATCTTAATTATGTAAGAAATGATGCAGAAGGTGTGATAAGAGAAGATCTTGTATATACCATTTCTCAAAGACTAAATGCAGTCACAGAAAAAATGGAGACATTAGGTCTTGTCATACTGAAGGATGAGACAGGGGAGTATGTTTCTAGAGGCAACAGAAATATAAAAATTAATGGGGAAAATATTAAGCCTATACTCGCTGAAGGAGTAAGGAAAAGCCAAAATGTAACTGTTTTAAATCGAGTGAACATCATTGACTATATTGTGCAAGAGGGAAAAGTAATCGGTGCCTATGGTTTTTCACTAGATAAGAATATATTATACGTTATTGGCGCAAAAGCGGTAATCTGTACTACGGGAGGGGCTGCGGGGCTATATAAACCCAATAACCCTGGATTTTCGAAACATAAGATGTGGTACTCTCCCTTTAATACAGGAGCCGGTTATGCCATGGGAATTAGGGCTGGAGCTGAGATGACGACCTTTGAAATGCGATTTATTGCCCTTCGCTGTAAAGATACCATTGCTCCTACTGGAACAATCGCACAAGGAATTGGAGCGCAGCAAATTAATGGCATCGGGGAAGAATACGAAAAAAATTATGGAGCCGGGAAAACTTCACTTCGGATGTATTCTACCGTAATGGAAAATAAAGCAGGCAGAGGACCTTGTTACTTAAAAACCGTAGGTATTTCACCGGAGCAAGAAGGGGATCTTTATAAGGCTTACCTCAATATGGCTCCTGCTCAAACCTTACGCTGGCTTGAAAATGGTAATGGTCCTGCTGCTGAAAATGTGGAAATAGAAGGTACGGAACCTTACATTGTGGGTGGGCATACAGGAAGCGGGTATTGGGTAGATACCAAACGAGAGACGACACTGAAAGGACTGTATGCAGCTGGTGATGTGGCTGGAGGAAGTCCACAAAAATATGTAACAGGTTGTTTTGCCGAAGGAGAAATTGCCGCATTTTCAGCCCTAGCTTATCTAGAGGGTGTAACAAAAGTGGTACCTGAAATACAAGAGAGTAAGAAAAAGCTGGCAGAGGTAAATCAATTTCTAACTGGTAAAGTAAGCATTTATACCGTAGAAGAAGTAGAAGAAGCCATGCAGAAAGTAATGGATGAATATGCTGGTGGAATTTCGTCTGGTTATACCTATAATTCTCGTAAACTGCAAGAAGCCAAGAAAAGAATTATAGAAATACTAGATATCAGCCAAAAGTTAGTAGCTGAAGACTTGCATCAACTGATGCTGATCTATGAAGTCATTGATAGACTGTATGTATGCCAAACTCTCATTGCCCATTTAGAAGCAAGGCAAGAAACCCGCTGGCATTCTTTTCAGGAAAATGCAGATTATCCAAATCGAGACGATGAAAACTGGTTGAAATTTGTTAATTCACGGTTTGAAGCAGGAAAAATCAAAATAGTAATGCGAGACTTGATTAAAAAGGATGACATCTATGAGCATAAAGATTGA
- a CDS encoding ferredoxin family protein: protein MSIKIDIQKCTGCGKCREVCPGSLLYKDIAGKTQIRYPKECWGCTSCVKECSFNAIQYYLGADMGGKGSFLYTKQEGQLLHWIVVLPDGTEKILTTDKSQANAY, encoded by the coding sequence ATGAGCATAAAGATTGATATTCAAAAGTGTACTGGCTGCGGAAAATGCCGTGAGGTCTGTCCTGGCAGTTTACTATATAAAGATATAGCTGGTAAGACACAAATCAGATATCCCAAAGAATGTTGGGGTTGTACCTCTTGTGTAAAAGAATGCAGTTTTAATGCTATTCAATACTATCTCGGTGCAGATATGGGTGGTAAAGGTAGTTTTCTTTATACAAAACAGGAAGGGCAGTTATTGCATTGGATTGTTGTTTTACCTGATGGTACTGAAAAAATTCTTACCACAGATAAGAGTCAAGCAAATGCATATTAG